GTTTTCAGCACTTGCGATGGAGCAACTTACGACACGCGTATGACACTGTACAACAGTAGCGGAGGTGCTTCATTGGCTTTCAATGACGACTTCTGTGGGCTACGTTCACAAATAACTTGGACAGCAACCTTCACCGGAACGGTTCACGTACTCGTTGATCGATGGACCGGAGGCAACGCATGTGCTCATACAGGTGGTTGTGCTACCGTATCGATAACATGCAACGTCCCAATAACCAATGATGATTGTAGCGGGGCCATTGACCTTCCCGTTACGGCGAGTTGCGTCCCTGAGAACTTTTCGAATCTTCTTGCGACCGCCTCCGGAACAAGCCCCGCACCAACGTGTAGCAGCGCTCCGAATACCGATGTCTGGTTCAGGTTCACAATACCGGCCAGTGGCGTGGTAAGGATCCTATCAAGTTCCGGGTCTTTGTCCGATGGCGCAATGCAGCTCTACTCTGGAACATGCGGCAGCTTATCACTTGTAACCGGTGGTTGTGATGATGATAGTGGCCCTGGATATATGCCCTACCTGGATCGACGGTGTGCAGTTCTCACACCGAATACCACGTACTATCTCCGTTATTGGGGATACGGTGGCGCAACTGGAACATTCGACCTTTGTGTTTATTGGCCGGGCTACTTCCCCGAACCAGTAGAAGACTGCACCGGTGGCCGTACGATATGCGGTTCCCATTCGGTCAGTAACGCAACGGATTACACCGGCTGCACCGTAGATCTGAACGGGTCGAACAGAGGCTGCTTGGCATCCAATGAAAGACAAGGAACTTGGTTCCATTTCTCACCGAACAACACGGGAACAATGGAATTCCTATTGCAACCTACCAATGGTGCCGGATCTCCAGTGGATATGGATTACGATTTTGCGATCTGGGGACCAACTACCTCACTTTCCTGCCCACCGAGCGGTTCTCCGATACGATGTTCTTGGGCATACCCACCCAATGTACCGGGTTATCCAGGAAACGTCGCATACCGCACCGGACTTGCATCGGGGAATGATGACCTTTCAGAAACGGATGGAGGTGCATTCGTTAATGGATTCGTGCAACCGATAACTGTTGCCGCCACCGATGTAGGCAAGGTCTATGCGATGTACGTCGATAATTTCGACATCTCAGGCCAGACATTCGACCTTACTTGGACGTTCAGTACACCAGGCATGTTGGACTGCACTGTGCTTCCTGTCGAACTCGTGGATTTCGAGGCTAAAGTTGTCGATGAAGTGATCGAACTGTCTTGGATCACCCAAACAGAATCGAATAGTTCGCATTTCACATTGGAACATTCAGTCGATGCAACAGATTTCAAACCCATCGGATCGTTGAGCGCTGCCGGTAATTCGTTCGGCACGATCGACTATTCCTTTGATGACCCTGACCCGAATAACGGTGTCAACTACTATCGCCTTAAGCAAGTGGATCTGGACGGTACGTTCACCTACACGGACATTGTCCCGATCGAGTTCAAGAAGAGCCTTGCCACATTGGTTCCTCGACCAAATCCGGCAAGTTCCTCAATACAGATAGACCTTCCGGAAAGCTCAGCCGGGTCATGTATGGCCACAATATACGATACCGGGGGACGTATTGTACGATCGGTTTCAATTCCCGCTTGGATCGGACCATCCTTCGTGAACATTCCCTTGAACGACCTTGAGGTGGGTAGTTATATGATACAATTGATAGGTAACGACCAAATGCTTGCAGGTCGCGGGCGCTTTATCAAGGAATGATCATGCATACTTCATTAGGTGGTTCTCCATCGCATTGCGAAGGCTATGGCGATCTACCCTCAAGGCAAAATAAACTTGACATGACATTACGTGATCTACATATATTTGGTAGAACGGAAGTTTTTGGAGAGATCCAAGCTCGGCACAATGCAATTGATGCCCTTTGGAAGATCTCTTATCCAATTGCTTCCGATGCTACGTTGATCGGCACTCGTTCAAAAAGCAAAAAACTATGATCCGCGATCGTTCTCCCCATATCGCCGTCATCTGTGGCGCATTATTACTTTTCTATGCACCTTTCAGTACATTTTCACAGTGTACGAATAACAATACGTTACTGGCTGGTGGAACCATAACTCCACCATGTCCTGGCTCAATGAGCGTTCCTTGCCTGAATGCCGGCCAATATGCACGTATTGCTGTAACCACAGGTAATATATACGTATTCAGTACATGCGGGGCGACCTATGACACACGCATAACATTATACAACAATGCCGGCGGCGGTTCAATAGGATTCAATGATGACTTCTGCGGTCTGCAATCGCAAGTAACATGGGTGGCCACCTACACCGGCCAACTTCGTGTTCTTGTTGATCGCTATGTGAATTTCTTTAACACTTGCGCGCACTCAGGAGGATGTGCACCGTTGTCCATTACATGCTCCTCCCCACCACCACCAATGACCAATGACAATTGTGGAGGTGCCATTGTTCTACCTGTTATCGAGAACTGCTTCGTCCAGAATTTCACCAATGTGGGTGCCACAGCTTCCGGAACAACACCGGCACCAACATGCAGCTCAGCCCCAAATACGGATATTTGGTTCCAGTTCACCGCGCCTGCAAGTGGTGTAGTAAGGATCAATTCGAATTCGGTAACATTGAATGACGGCGCTATGCAACTGTATTCAGGCACATGTGGCAGTTTAGCGTTGGTTCCGAATGGCTGCGATGATGATAGTGGCCCTGGACTGATGCCCGATATTGACCGACGCTGTGATGCCCTAACACCAGGAGCAACGTACTATATCCGATACTGGGGATACAACAACAGTTCGGGAATATTCGACCTTTGTGTAAGAGGCCCGGAATTCTTTCCGACACCTGCCGAGGATTGCGCTGGTGGGATCACTGTTTGCGGTAGTCAAGCCATTAATAACTCAGCGGATTACACCGGATGTTCAGTAGATCTCAACATTACGAACAGAGGATGTCTCAGCGCTGGTGAACGCCAAGGTACATGGTACTACTTCTCTCCGCAAAGCTTAGGAACAATGGCATTCGTGTTGCAACCGACCAATTCTTCAGGAAATCCCGTGAACGTGGATTATGATTTTGCAATTTGGGGCCCGATGAACACAATTGCCTGTCCACCTGCAACTTTTCCATTGCGATGTACATGGGCTTACCCACCCAATGTTCCGGGATATCCCGGCAACGTAGCCTATCAAACTGGTCTGTCCGCAGGAAACTTGGACCTCTCTGAACCGGATTGGGGTCCCGCAGTGAACGGTTTCGTTAGGCCGATCGCGGTTGGAGCAGGTAACATAGGGCAGATCTATGTAATGTATGTGGACAATTTCGATATTACAGGGCAATCATTCAACCTCACGTGGAACCTGAGCACCCCGGATATGCTTGATTGCACCGTACTACCGGTTGAATTGATTGAATTCAATGCGCTAGCTCTCAAGGATCGTGTCCTGGTGAGTTGGAAGACCCAGACCGAGTCAAATTCAGATCGTTACATTATTGAACATTCAATCGATGCCGAGCGTTTCGACCCCATCGGCCACGTAATTGCCGCAGGAACATCACTAGAGACCATCGACTATGAGTATTTCCATGAACACCCTCGAACAGGCATCAATTACTATCGTTTGAAACAACTCGACCTTGACGGATCACACACATACTCCAGTGTAGCCCCGGTAGAATTCAAAAGCGATAACAACGTACTTCTTCCCAGACCGAACCCAGCCAATTCATCGATCCAGATAGACCTACCTGTTGGCTATTCGGACCAAGTGGTCCTTAACATTTTCGACGGAAGCGGGCGGATGGTCAGGGTGATCCGTGTTGCTCTTGCTAATGAACCATCCTTCGTGAACATTCCTGTTGGTGATCTGGACGCGGGCATCTATTCGATCCATTTGTTCGATCGACAGGAAAACCAGATCGGTTCTGGTCGATTCATGAAGGAATAAGACCAGAGCGCATCTCAAGATCATGCTTCGTTCCGCACTCATGCGGAATGCGAATGTGACCCTTGCGACGGACCCTGATGCACGATCCGGGTTCTGATCCCCCATAACCACCCCTATGCGTGGCTTTCGCGCCGCAGATCATCGTGTGACCCATCTACGCGCATTCAAGAACTCTTTTGAGATGCGCTCAACAATCTCCGGACCTTGGGCTGTCGACCATAACAAACTCGGAGACAGTCACAAAACTGTAAATAAGTAGCGTCATACTTGTACTGAGCAGTTATCCTAAGGGATTCCGTGCCCGATGTTCACTGTGCTTGAGGCAACCACATTGGATATTGTTCGTCATATGAGAGAATGCGTTTGGTAATGACCGGATCATTATTCTATCTTGCAGGACCATTCAACCAACATATTGGATCATTCAATGAATATCTTGGACAAACGACCTCTCTACCAAGTTGTGCTGATGTCACTGCTTTTCGTTGTGGGTTTGCCGTTATACGGACAGGTCTCGAATACCTACGTATTGCAGGCAACGGATGGCGAAATACATGAGAAAATGGTCTACGAAGTGGTTCGTTCGCTCGATCCTGAAGCCCTCGTATCGATCTCCGGACAACACTTGAAAGTGCGTTTGGACGCGTCCATAGAAGTAGCCGAACTGATCTCGGACCTCGGAACGAATGGAGGTGGGAACTTTGCCATTGACGTGTTGGCGACGCAAAAGGCAACAGCGAATAACTTTCCCATTCTGAAGAATACTGGTGCTCCAGCTCATGATGAAGCGGTGTACAATGCTGAAAAACAGGCGTGGATACAGGCACACCCTGAGGTTTATAAGGCAATGAACGAACAAGAACCATTGAAGAATGAATAGAACGTTACGCTTTGCCGCATCCGGATCTAATTCTGTTACGAACGTTGACCTATTCTCGTCATTGAGACCATTGGCACGGATCATTTTCATGGCTATTGTCTTGTTGGCAATGAATGAGAACTCATTTGCTACAACTTGCCCTGGTGCAACGGTGATAAACCCTGCAACTCTACCTATTGTGAACCAATCCCTGGTTTGTGGTGCGGCCAATGACCTTAATTCCACGAACGTGCCAGGCGCGCTATGCGGAACTGGTGACAATGCAGGTTACAAGAATGGAAATGAAGCGCTTTATTCATTCACACCAACCACTTCGGGAACCTATAATGCATGGGTGAACGGACAGGCTTGGAGTTCCATACAAATTTGGGCGGGTTGCCCTAATGGAGGTGGTACATGTATTTACGGTGATGGAAATGTTGGAACCTACACATCCATTAACGTGCCGCTTGTCGCGGGAACGAACTATTTTATTTGGTTCGATACATGGCCAACACCCAATAGCCCATGTCCTGGTCTTTTCGGTCTGAACTTACCCCCTCCACCGCTACCTGCCTGTGGTAATTCATTCTCCGATCCAGCGGGAGGTGGGAACTACCTCAACAATACCAACTTCACACGAACATATTGCCCATCCGTGGCCGGTGATATGGTCACGTTGAACTTCACACAATTTGCTACGGAGGCTGGTTGGGATATTGTCACGATCTATAACGGTCCTTCAACGGCATCTCCGGTTCTAGGTACTTATAGCGGCACCACGATACCGGGTCCCGTTACCTCAAGCGCAGTTGGTGGATGCCTAACCTTGAATTTCACTTCGGACGGTTCAGGTGTTGCGGCTGGTTGGCTTGGAAATGTCACCTGCGCTCCCCCAGTACCTCCTCCGGCTGCGTGTGGAACTACGGTGTACGATCCAGGCGGCGCTGGTGGGAACTATGCGAACAGCACCAATTTCACGGCGACCTATTGCCCTACCACTCCAGGGGATGTAGTGACCATTAATTTCACTGCATTCAATACGGAAGCAGGATGGGATTTCGTAAATATCTACAATGGTCCCACAACGGCCTCACCACTTCTTGGATCCTACAGTGGAACGGTGAGCCCGGGTGCTATAACCTCGACCGATGCAAGTGGATGCATAACACTGAACTTTACTTCCGATGGTTCAGGAGTTAGGGCGGGTTGGGCAGCGAACATCATTTGTGGTACACCTCCACCTCCTCAGGGCAATGATGATCCTTGTGGTGCCACAAGTCTAACTGTCAATACGAACTGCGCCTTCACGGCCAGCACCACATCAAATTCGACCGGAACCACAGGGCCACCGCCACCAACTTGCGCTACCTATGTTACCAGTGATGTCTGGTTCTCAGCCGTCGTACCTGCGAACGGCTCCTTGATCATTGAAACTGCCGCCGGAGTGATTACCGATGGCGGAATGTCCGTATACACGGCCCCTTCTTGTGCGGGGCCTTTCGTGCAGATCGCTTGTGATGACGATGGTGGCACAGGGTTAATGCCCGCATTGACCCTTAATGGCTTAGCACCAGGCTCTACCGTTTATATACGCTTCTGGGCATACGGTGCGTACAGCAATGGTTCATTCTCTATCTGTGTTCATACGCCACCACCGCCGCCTACTGGAGATTGTGTTTATATCCTCAATTTGTACGATAGCTGGGGCGATGGTTGGGGTACATCACAAGTTGGTGTTAGCATTAACGGAGGTGCGAATACGTGGTACACGGTAACAGGAGCAAATACACAGGTGCTATTGGGCATGAACATTAATGATGTTATTGTACTTACCTACGATGCATCAGGCCCGTTCCAGTATGAGAACAGTTATTCACTCGGTATGTTGAATGGTGGCGTCTTCTTCAACTCCGGATCTTCACCTATTGCTGGTGTTTCTTTTGCACAGTCTGTGGATTGCGTAACTCCACCGGCCGCGCCGCAGGATTGCGCTGGAGGCGTTACGATCTGTAGTGGACAACTTTAATAACAACAGTTCGAACACGGGTAATGTCAATGACCTGAATACTGCCAACCAAGGGTGTCTCCTTAGCGGCGAACGCCAAGGAACCTGGTATTATTTCTCGCCAAGTGCCTCAGGCACGATCGGGTTTACGATCACACCAACTGTACCTACGGATTACGACTTTGCACTTTGGGGACCGATGAACACTATTGCATGTCCTCCTACAGGTGCCCCCTTTGCGTTGTTCGTATGCCGCACCATATGGACCTACCGGACTTGGAAATGGAGCCGTTGACGCTACAGAAAGTGCTAGTGGGGATCGGTTCGTGAGCACCATCAATGTTCTTGCAGGTGAGATCACATCTTGTATATCGATAATTTCAGCTCAAATGGTCAAGCTTTCGATCTTGGCTGGAACTTGACCAATGGAGCTTCATTGGACTGTACCGTGCTCCCTGTGGACCTCCTCGATCTGCACGCTAGACCAATAAAAGGATCCGTAGAATTGAATTGGGCTACGGTTTCTGAGACGAATACCTCCCATTTCATAGTGGAGCGATCAATGGATGCGATCTCATTCGACCGTTTTGGCAGCCTGCCTTCCGCTGGAACGTCCGTCTCTTTGATCGATTACACTTTCGTGGATGATTTCCCATACGCTGGCAGTAACTATTACCGATTGATCCAGGTCGATCTTGACGGAACTGAAAAACCATCAAATGTTGTGCATGTGCTGTTCAAGTCCGGTGCCCCAATAGTGGTTCCGAATCCCATGTTGGACAATGCAACCGTCTACTTTGACGAACTACCGGAAGATGGCATGATATTGCGTATAATGGATGCCGGTGGGAGGATTGTTTGGAGCGTTCCCATGGGACCGGTAAATGGTTCTGGACGATTCGACTTTTCCTTGGCTGGATTTGACGCTGGTGCATACTTCCTTACGTTGACCAACGCGAATGGCACCTATGAAATGCATGCACGCTTTGTAAAGCAATAGATCGGTCATGTATTTGGTGAAAAAAGTTCTTTGGTCAAGTTCTGTCCTTAGTCGATCTGCGACCCGATCATTCGAAAGGTGGTAAATTTTTCGTGCGGATCCATCCGATTCGGGCAACGAAATGGACCAAATAAAGCAGTAACAGGGCTGTCTCGAAAGAGGCGGCCCTGTTCCATTTCCATGGTGTTCAGAAAGATTTCTGCTTAGCATATCCATTGGGGGGCCATGGCGTTTGCGCCACTTACTCTATCCCACCCGCCACTTGCTCGTTCCCGCTTCGCCAGGTGATGACAGCTGCAGATTTGCACTGTCAAACAACAACACACGCACCCCCTAACAAAACCAACTCAAATGAACTTCCAACCTCTCCACAAGCGCACTTTACTCCACACCATCCTCTTCGTGATAGCTATCGGATTCTCCGTAATGGCCAACGCCCAAGGCCATGTTATCTTCAAAGGCCGTGTGCTCCGTACCGATATCACCAGCCCAGCCGTTTCCATGATCGTTACTGATGGTGTCGACACCATGGACGTGATGATCGGCCGCCATGGCAAATACAACTTCGCTATCCCAACCAACGAGATCGTTAGCGTGATACTGACCAGCGAGAACTACATCACCAAAGAGATCAAGCTTGATACCCACAACGCTCCTGAAGCTAAGGGTCCATTTGCTCGCACGGCGCAGGTAGAGTTCTATGTGGAGCTGGAGCCTCAATCAACGACGCAGCCCATGATGTACAGCGGTCTCGCAGGAAGCATCTATTTCGCACCACAAGGCGAAGGTGTTCGGACGATGATCGTTCCTACGCCACAACCAAAGAACATGCTGGTTTCCAACACCTTTACCGCAGCGTTGTAAGTAAATCCCTTCTTCGGAAAATGGGCCGCCTCAGAGCGGCCTTTTTCCGTTTCCGGGGTTTAAAGTCTGTATTCCGAAATGCATGTTCATCATGGCCTTCAACCTATTTCCGCCACTTGCTCTCTCCCACCCGCCACTTGCTCATTCCTGCTTCGCCAGGGGT
The nucleotide sequence above comes from Flavobacteriales bacterium. Encoded proteins:
- a CDS encoding T9SS type A sorting domain-containing protein; translation: MIRDRSPHIAVICGALLLFYAPFSTFSQCTNNNTLLAGGTITPPCPGSMSVPCLNAGQYARIAVTTGNIYVFSTCGATYDTRITLYNNAGGGSIGFNDDFCGLQSQVTWVATYTGQLRVLVDRYVNFFNTCAHSGGCAPLSITCSSPPPPMTNDNCGGAIVLPVIENCFVQNFTNVGATASGTTPAPTCSSAPNTDIWFQFTAPASGVVRINSNSVTLNDGAMQLYSGTCGSLALVPNGCDDDSGPGLMPDIDRRCDALTPGATYYIRYWGYNNSSGIFDLCVRGPEFFPTPAEDCAGGITVCGSQAINNSADYTGCSVDLNITNRGCLSAGERQGTWYYFSPQSLGTMAFVLQPTNSSGNPVNVDYDFAIWGPMNTIACPPATFPLRCTWAYPPNVPGYPGNVAYQTGLSAGNLDLSEPDWGPAVNGFVRPIAVGAGNIGQIYVMYVDNFDITGQSFNLTWNLSTPDMLDCTVLPVELIEFNALALKDRVLVSWKTQTESNSDRYIIEHSIDAERFDPIGHVIAAGTSLETIDYEYFHEHPRTGINYYRLKQLDLDGSHTYSSVAPVEFKSDNNVLLPRPNPANSSIQIDLPVGYSDQVVLNIFDGSGRMVRVIRVALANEPSFVNIPVGDLDAGIYSIHLFDRQENQIGSGRFMKE
- a CDS encoding T9SS type A sorting domain-containing protein, producing MYIDNFSSNGQAFDLGWNLTNGASLDCTVLPVDLLDLHARPIKGSVELNWATVSETNTSHFIVERSMDAISFDRFGSLPSAGTSVSLIDYTFVDDFPYAGSNYYRLIQVDLDGTEKPSNVVHVLFKSGAPIVVPNPMLDNATVYFDELPEDGMILRIMDAGGRIVWSVPMGPVNGSGRFDFSLAGFDAGAYFLTLTNANGTYEMHARFVKQ